One Coffea eugenioides isolate CCC68of chromosome 2, Ceug_1.0, whole genome shotgun sequence genomic window, GTCAAACACATTTTAAAATATCTGTATTAGTTATTAACGTTTTTGTGTTCTTTACCCCTTTCATTGTATTGCAAAATGTCGTTGATATAGAGTATCTTTGTGTAGATCATTTGGTTCAGCATTCAGCAGGCTTTAAACGAGCACAATTTTAATGGAccttcaagctcgagctcgagctcgaccgCAATTCGAGCAATTTCGAACACGAGCTCGATCCTCACGAATTCCTTACGAATCGAATTCGAgcatgtaaaattaatattcgTCGATCTCGAGCCTCAAGCACTTtgtcgaactcgaactcgatcaAACTAATATTCGAGCTTGATTCGATTCGTTGACACCCCTACTTTAGACAACTTAATTTGActctgttttttgttttttttttaatataaaagcCTAGACTCTGTCATGGACCGGGTTCGAGCTCATTGGACTCTGGAAGCGACTCTCTTAGCGACCCATTTGAAAGGAGAAAAGGATCAGATTTAATTGGATCCAACATGAAACATACCAGGCCTATTACGTACAAAAGTTGTACAGAACCCTATTGTCACAAATGGGAACAAGTTGAAAAAAATCTACTGTGCATGTATAGATACGTTACATAGAATTGATATTATCAACTGGCAatgaaaaaattcatcaatGCTAATAGGGCTATATGCATAATTTGAGAAACGTTCATGAATGTATGTCTGTATACCATGCATTCATTGAAGGTGTAAATCTAACATTGTCTGATATAAATTATTAGAGGAAAATTGCAAGGAAAGAAATTTAGGTGGAGGGGATGCAGAATTTAATTTGTTAATGCAATCAGAATCGATGTCTTTGAAGAGGattcaaaaagaaaatatgGGACACGGCTATAGCTTCATTTTTCACACTTGACAGTATAATTGTGATATATTTTGACCAATTGCTAAAAGTCATACTTCTGTAATTCAAAAATTGCGTGCAAGAGAAACTGATAGTTATATCATTTGGTAAAGTATTTTAGTATCGTTATTTTGTTATGTTGTCTATTATAtccttaattatattttataagAAGGATCAATTAAGCCCTTCAGCCTCAAAGCGACATTTTAGGGGTTTGACTAGGCCGGAATGTTTCATCTCATAcatagaggtgtcaaaatgggtgatttaGATAGGTTTGGGTGGATCATAATTAGATCATGGGTATAATTGAGTTAACCCATTTATATTCACTTATTTAAATGGATACTTAATAAATAGGTAGGGGTATACTTAATTATTCATTTATGACTCATTTGaaattctatttatttttatttttttggatatTATTTGAGAAGaaataatggtattttattgcTATTAGATTGGTAgcaaattcaaatttatctccttaaaacttaataaaaattgagtttaaatgtataattatttttaaatgaatataaATAGGTGAGTAGAGTTAATCCACTGCCTACCAATTAAATAGATTTAATTGAATACCTATTTAAACCCATTTAAAGTTAATGAATGGGTTTGGACGAGTTTTTAGTGGGTAGATTTGGGCGAATCAATATAATTCAATTGTGATTGACACCTCTACTCACACACTAACACCGTGAGAATAGTTTTTTGAAAGTAATTCTAAGCCAAGAGATTACATTACTCGGACATGATTTAGTGCGAAATTCAAAAGTATTCTTGTAAATGTGGAAGAATGACTAGCACTTTATTCAAAGCTCATTTAAACTTGTCTATAACCATTCCAAATATGCCTATAACCACTCAGCCAAATTCAATTTTACATAAATCTGGTTGGTAACTTGCTTCTACGAGAAATATGTGATAAATGGAATTCTTTGGAGACTGCCTCCAAATTAAGTTTCTGCCCAGAAAGGAATATGCTTGCCGTGACTGCTGACCACCTAGAGCCAAAGCCAACGTTATCTAGAAATTGGTTTCGGGCAGCTTCCCATGCAACTTCGAGGAAGGCCTAGCCGTGATGCCACCATGAAACGGCCAAGAACCTTAACTGCAAAAACACCCCGATTCCAACGCAAGACCCCTTCTGATCTGTACCTTCGTTGGCATCTCCTTCGGCCTACAACTCCTTCCACCAAGAAATTTCGCTGTTTTATCGATCTGCCCATCTCTGATTATTTAAAGCCTTCCTACACCATCCCATGTTTTGCATCAAATTCTTGTGTAATTTTCATCTCCTACGTGCTTACATATTTGACAAAGAAATTAATGGCATTAAAAGGCAATCTTGCCGAGTTTGAAGATTTTTTCCCCGCAATGGTGGAGAAACTTGGCGCAGAAGGATTCTTGGATGAGCTATGCAATGGGTTTAGGTTGCTGATGGATGAAAAAAAAGGGTTGATCACATTGGAaagcttgaagaaaaattcAGCCTTGTTAGGTTTGCAAGACATGAAGGATGATGAATTGCTATCTATGATAGAAGAAGGGGATTCGGATGGTGATGGGAATCTGAATGAAATGGAGTTTTGTGTTCTCATGTTTAGATTGAGTCCCGAGCTAATGAAGACTTCAAGAATGTTTGTTGAAGAAGCTATATTGAATGAGTCATAGTCTCTAATTTAGTAAGTAATGGTATTTTAGATTAATAGATCAATCAAGGGCATCCATCCGATTGCTTgtatttattaataataattttCGAATTAATTTTGCTCCATCATAGGGGTAATTACTTGCTGTAGATTTTGTCTGATGAATTTGGCTCATCCACGGGTGAAAACATTAATCAAATTGAAGTAACCGCGCAACACTACTGAGTCATTTTCCACAGATGGGCATTTCTGAAGCCTGGTTTTAAGTCTAATTAATGTTCAGCCAATGACAAAGTTTGGAGTTGCATCTTCAATGAGAACACGTGTGCCCAAACAAAAAAGGGCAAAAAGCAAAACGTaaaagttaaaaaaagaaagatcgTCCAATCTTATAATGCACTGGAAGgcattcgaaggcagttctttTAGCCGTACCACAACAATGTGCCCAAAAATTGTTTGCTAGGCTACAAATATGCACACGTGAAATGTCTATTTGAAAGGGAAAATGAAGGCCTACGAAAGAAGAACAagcaggttttttttttcttttcgctACTCTAGGGGGTGATCTAACTAAGTCGAAAGAATCAACGGAAATTGAACTACTATCGAATCATGCAGATGTACCACGCACTcatatgaatttaaaaaaaattatatataatggCACATTAATGAAAAATAGGTAAGGTTTGAATCCTTAACCTCCTACCCCACAATACTTGTGGTGGCCAACTCCTTCAGAGCAAGTTGATTAGTTGATTAAGAATAAGGAGATTAGACTTGACCATTGAAACACCGACCAACCAACCAACGTAATACTACTGTATTGCTTGACGCATATACGTGTGGCGTACGATGGAAGCTTGGCTTTGTTTTTTACTTTGTTATCCATTCATATAAGCTATCGGTTTTCTCGGGTGGAAGATTCACTTTTTTTCGCCCCCTTTCTTAGGTTGCTGTTTTCCCATTAATTAACACGGTTACTTGTGTGTGTGATTGCAACTCATCATCTTCttattttaggtgacttgaGAGGTTTTACTATCGTCTATCCAATGTGATTCTAGTGAGGACTGAGGAGACCGAAAGGTTACATGGAAACTAATTTGTCACGAAGAGATTTATATGAATTCAAGTTTTTTTGGATAGTgatttatttacaaaaaaaatttatttgcttgtatgattaacatattttttaatcatttttttattttatatatatcatatcaaaaaaatatttttttaaaaaaataattatcccaaataatctaccACCCAAACACATTCAAAATACACGGCAGAAAAGGGGGGTCGTTGATAGGATGTTAATagtagtttaacatgcaaagcCCTAAGAAGAGCGGTTAAGTCTATTGCAGTTCTATTCCGAAACTACGATTAGGTAAAGTTTAGTTAACGAAAGTGCTTACAACCGTTGAATCAAACCAGACCAGCATAGGTGCAGCAAACCGAACGACGAAAGCAGCCGGAGCTGGGAGTCATCAGGAATGAGAGAGTTTTCTGGATCGTGGGTTTCTGTGTTAACCTAAGACCTGCTACAAATGTTGCTGCGGAACTTGAGGCAATCAACTATGGGCTGAAGTTGGCGTGGAAATGAACTTTTAACGAGGTCATAGTGGAAACAGATTCATAAACAAGCATTGAGCTTATCCAGAGGAATCCAAGAGAGAGCCCTCACCAGTCACCACAACCTCATCTGGGTACGTAGCTAGAGAGGGGATGGATATGCAGTGGGGTTATAGGCTGCATGATACGAACCCCACCATTTGACGACGAAACCGTATTAAACAAGCCCTAGAAATCAGCAAATCCGGGTTTCATCATCAATTGGCCGGGTTCGTTTATACGGGTTTTTGGATTATTGCAGTGGTATAAGCATCAGTGGAGGGAAGGAAATCAGTGCGCTAACCACGTTGCGAAGTTGAGCCTCCAACACCAACCAGGAGAGATAATCTTTTCATCCTCTTGAGTCCGTTAGAAGCATACTTTTTACTGATGTAATAGGTGTGACTACCCTCAGATTACTTCCTGTCTTGGGACCCAATAAGCTCCTTACTaaccccacaaaaaaaaaaaaaaaaaagacaacatAGGTGCCACTCATCCACATAACCACATATGTATTGCGgaaaaactaaattttcttgGAAGTAGAGAAATACCCTAAACAATTCCATAGTGGTTTATTAATTACACCCAAATCAcaataaaaatgtcaaaatgaaGTTTATAATTTTCATCAAGGTATTCCACGTGGAACAAACAATAGTAGCACCTCTTACTTCTAGACATGAATCTTTTGTACCTCTTACTTCTAAACAAGAATAGTTGTTTATGTGATTAATAAGTGAAATGCAATAGAAGAACttgcaaaggaaaaaaaagaataaaaaaatggaTATTTCCTTTGAATAATAGAGTTAATTTGGAGTATTGGAGAAGAATCGATATTGAAAATAAACTACAAAGTCTTTTTTATATGGATGCGTTGATTGACTAATACTTCTAGTTTCCCTAATTTCCTATTCTAATAAGGTTATATCTCCTTATATCTTTGGTTTCCTGTTATTCTATTAGATTTCACAATTAGTTTCTTTCC contains:
- the LOC113763864 gene encoding calcium-binding protein PBP1-like; this encodes MALKGNLAEFEDFFPAMVEKLGAEGFLDELCNGFRLLMDEKKGLITLESLKKNSALLGLQDMKDDELLSMIEEGDSDGDGNLNEMEFCVLMFRLSPELMKTSRMFVEEAILNES